Proteins encoded together in one Anopheles darlingi chromosome 3, idAnoDarlMG_H_01, whole genome shotgun sequence window:
- the LOC125958271 gene encoding cationic amino acid transporter 2-like — MNRMETFWKAVSRKKPNDDDGSHSKLARVLTLLDLTGLGVGSTLGLGAYVLAGSVAYEQAGPGVVISFVIAALAAAIAGLCYAEFASRVPKAGSAYIYTYITIGEFAAFTIGWNLMLEYIIGTASVARGLSGYIDALIDHRMGNALKEVIEIKVSFLAEYPDVFSFLVVMTVTALLAYGVKESTLLNNLFTGVNLIVIVVVLVSVGIKADPANWAIRPDDPSIPAGLAVGAGGFLPYGIAGVMAGAAKCFYGYVGFDCIATTGEEAQNPSRNIPLAIITSLLIIFLSYFGVATVLTMALPYFMQDPVAPFPRLFDYLGWQEIKWIVSIGAIFSLCTNSLGAMFPLPRVLYSMSSDGLLFKQLRTVNPKTKTPLLATVLSGVLSGTMALLFDLHQLIDMMSIGTLLAYTIVAVSVLVLRYEQNTNFIASTQTKSSAVVKQLFNLTCLTVPSSLSSNIVKVAVLIYAIIICGISAILAHGQDYLNKYHPLICTLLIAMIIVALLLTLIISCQPTEERQLTFRVPCVPFLPLLSILVNVYLMFQLDLATWVRFMVWLLAGFIIYFSYGIRHSLQGSGSQTLSESQLENPFAMFGTVKL, encoded by the exons ATGAATCGAATGGAAACGTTCTGGAAAGCCGTGAGCCgcaaaaaaccgaacgacgacgatggtagcCACTCGAAGCTGGCCCGCGTGTTGACACTGCTCGATCTGACCGGGCTGGGCGTGGGCAGCACACTCGGCTTGGGAGCTTACGTCCTCGCCGGTTCGGTAGCTTACGAGCAGGCCGGTCCCGGTGTCGTCATCTCGTTCGTCATTGCAGCCCTTGCCGCGGCCATCGCCGGACTCTGCTATGCAGAGTTCGCTTCGCGCGTCCCGAAGGCCGGTTCGGCCTACATCTACACCTACATAACGATCGGCGAGTTTGCGGCGTTCACTATCGGTTGGAATCTGATGCTGGAGTACATAATCG GTACTGCGAGTGTTGCGCGAGGTCTGAGCGGATACATCGATGCGCTCATTGACCATCGCATGGGGAACGCACTGAAGGAGGTGATCGAGATAAAGGTTAGCTTCTTGGCCGAGTATCCGGACGTGTTTTCCTTCCTGGTGGTCATGACCGTAACGGCCCTGCTGGCGTACGGTGTAAAGGAATCGACGCTGCTTAATAATCTGTTCACCGGCGTGAACCTgatcgtcatcgtggtcgtgctGGTGTCGGTTGGCATTAAGGCGGATCCGGCAAACTGGGCCATCCGACCGGATGATCCGAGCATACCGGCTGGGCTAGCCGTCGGTGCTGGCGGGTTTCTCCCGTACGGCATTGCCGGTGTGATGGCCGGTGCGGCCAAGTGTTTCTACGGGTACGTCGGGTTCGATTGTATTGCGACGACGGGCGAGGAAGCACAGAATCCTTCGCGCAACATTCCGCTCGCGATCATCACCTCGCTGCTGATCATCTTCCTGTCGTACTTCGGTGTGGCGACCGTGCTGACGATGGCATTGCCCTACTTTATGCAGGATCCGGTCGCACCGTTTCCCCGATTGTTCGATTACCTCGGCTGGCAGGAGATCAAGTggatcgtttcgatcggtgCGATCTTCTCGCTTTGCACCAACTCACTCGGTGCCATGTTCCCGCTACCGCGTGTCCTCTACTCCATGTCCTCCGATGGTCTGCTGTTCAAGCAGCTACGGACGGTCAATCCGAAGACGAAGACCCCGCTGCTGGCGACGGTTTTGTCTGGAGTGCTCTCCGGTACGATGGCATTGCTGTTCGATCTACATCAGCTGATCGATATGATGTCGATTGGGACGCTGCTGGCGTACACGATCGTGGCCGTGAGTGTGCTGGTGTTGCGCTACGAACAGAATACCAACTTCATTGCCAGCACGCAAACCAAATCGTCGGCCGTGGTCAAACAGCTGTTCAATCTGACCTGTCTCACCGTGCCCAGTAGCCTATCGTCGAATATTGTCAAAGTGGCAGTGCTTATCTATG CTATCATCATTTGCGGCATTAGCGCCATACTGGCACATGGGCAGGACTATCTTAATAAATACCATCCCCTCATCTGTACGCTACTGATAGCGATGATCATTGTAGCACTCCTTCTTACGCTCATCATCTCCTGTCAACCGACGGAAGAACGACAGTTAACGTTCCGAGTGCCGTGCGTACCGTTCCTGCCGCTGCTCAGTATCCTCGTCAACGTATACCTCATGTTCCAACTGGATCTGGCGACCTGGGTGCGGTTTATGGTGTGGTTGCTGGCCGGTTTCATCATTTACTTCTCGTACGGTATCCGGCACTCGCTGCAGGGATCCGGCAGCCAGACGCTCTCCGAGAGCCAGCTGGAAAACCCGTTCGCTATGTTCGGTACGGTGAAGCTGTAG